TATTACAACAAAAAATAAAAAAGGTATTCAAAACCTTATCCGTCATAATATGAGTACTTCTCAAAGTGCGAGAGGTTCTTGGCTCACAATTGATGACGAAAAACTTTCGGCAACGGTAAATATTTTACCTGTTACTACGGATATTCAGCCCGTAGGAAATATACAGAACGTTGTTGAATACTATTCAAGAAATGCTTAAGCTTTGGCTTTAAACTCAAACTTGAGTTTAAGCTCTTGCACAAAACGGCTCATTCAAAGGATGAGCCGTTTTTTTATTCGTTCTTACCGTGCTTGATTTTTTGCTTCTTTAGTTCTATAATAGTAAATACAATTGAATCTGGAGAATTTAGATGAGCGATAATCCCGAAACCGTATTAGATCAAAAAAATGATGAAGCCGTTGTTGTAGAAAATAATGTTTTAGAAAATGATAACGAAGCTTCCTTGGAAGAAAAGAAAAGCCCCGAACAAAAAGAAGTAAAAGTCAAAAAAAAGCGCGGTGTTTTCTTTAAAATCGGAATGACTTTTTTGGTCATTGTACTTGTACTGCTTTTACCTGTTGCAGGTTTTCTTATTTATTCTGCAATTGACGGTATAAATCCTATAGAATATCTACCTGAAGGGCATTATGCCTATGTAAACATAGATTCTGCAGGGGAACTTTTACAAAAAACTCTTTCAATGCAGACCCTTGATTCGGTTTTAAACTCGCCTGAAACCGCTCAGTTGCAGGGAACTATCCGTTCTTTTAGAGCCTCTCCAATGCTGAGTTCATGGTGGTTTGGCTCTGCCTCAAATATCAGTTTAGACATAGCTGCCTATCCCAACGGTAGTTTCTTGATTTTTGCTAAATTGGGCTTCCGTTCGGCAGGAACAAGGCTTTTACCCTTTATTTTAAAATTTAAACCTGACTTATTGGCTGACTTAAAAGAGCTTAAGCCGGTTGACGAAAACGGTATAAGTTTTTGGCAGTATGATTTGGGCGGCGGTCAAGCTGTATATTTCTTAAATTATAAGGATTCCGTAATTGCTTCTACATCCAAAGATTTATTTTTTTCGGCTCTATCTAAAAAGCATGAAGATGAACACATTAAAACCTTGCGTAAATTTATTAAAGAAAAGAAGGGCGGAACTTTAAGCATATTAAGCGATGTAAATTATTTTACCAAGGATACGCCCAAAGACGATTCCATAAGCAATAATGTTGTGCGGGCCCTTAAATTTCCGGAAAATGCAAAGATAGATCTTAGTTTGGATTATAAAGATATAAACCTTTCAGGGCTTTGTAAGTGGGAAACCGAATCCGAGGGCTTAAATACTATTCTTCAAAGACAAGCCTTTATTCCGGGAATATTGAACAGGCTCCCGAAATCCGCCGACTATATCAGTTTAATAAACATGGGGGACCCCCAATTTTTATTCCAAAACGGAAAAGATATTTTAGGTTCATCTATATTACAATCCTATAATTCTGCAAATAAGGCAGCCAAATTTGTTTTTAATAAGAGCATCGATGACTTGCTTTTTTCGTGGATGGGCGAAGAGATAGGTGTTTTTGAAGTAAAACAATCAGATGTTCCTATCTTTTTTGTTTCCTTAAAAGACGAAAAACTATGCAGGCAAGCCTTCGAATTAATCTATACCTCATTTTTTGTAAACAGAAATATCTCGGCTCTTGTTGACGGCATAAGAATACCGCGTATAGAATTTCCCGATATTTTAACAGGGCTTTTACGGGCCTTTAAGGTTGAGCTTCCCACTCCTTTTTATGTTATTGAAGGCGGCTATCTTTATCTTTCGCAGAGTGCCGAAGCTCTAGCCTCTACATTAAATGATGTAAAAAGAGGCGACTTGCTTGTAAAAACCGAAAACTGGAAAAACATAACAAAATCTTTTTCTCCCGAAACCTCCGTCTTTGTTTATTATAATTTGGAAAATCAGGTTCCTTCTTTTTTAAGAACAAATCAGGTTTTACAATCAGTATTAAAAGGTTTCGGACGGGGTCTGATCTCAATCCGGTTTGAAAAAGAAAGAACCGTTAAATTTGAAGTTTATGCCCAAAAAACCGAGGCTCATTCCTTGGGAGAGCTTTCCGCCTTTCCATTCGAATTTAATTCAAAGTTGAGCTCATACATCTATTGCGGAAAGGGAACAAACAATGTGCCATTTGCTTATTGGGTAAGCGGTGCGAACCTATATGCCCTAAATTTAGCCGATAAACAATTAAAGTCGATTAAACTCGATGATAAGGCTTATTTAAACCTCGATATTAAAAAAGGTATTGTGGATTCCGTTTGGGCCGTATCTGCCAGAGGAACCGTCTACAAAACGGATTACAATCTGGAAGTGTCCTCAGGCTTTCCTATTTTAACAGGAGAAAAATTAAGTTCTTCTCCGGCGATTATACAGGACAAGATAGTTGTTCCGGTTGCAAATAAGCCCGTTCTTTTATATGTAGACAGCTCAGCTTCCTTTTATTATTCGGATGAAATGAATACGCGTTTAAAGACCGCTCCTTCAGTGTACGGTAATTTTATTACGGCTATTCCCCGTTCTTTTGACAGCTACATGTATATTTTTGACGATAAGGGAAAAATTATTTCGGGTTATCCCAAAGAGCTTGACGGTATTTCGGCGGTTCAGCCTATTCTATATAAAAATAATACTTACGAAGCTGTCTTAACGGAGCAGGGCTTGTTCTCTCTTAAGCCTTCACTTATGCAGGGAAAAGAGGGAGAGGTTTATTCCATAGACCTTAACAGCTCTTGTAAAACTCAACCCGTTTATTCCGAAAAGCTAAAAATGTTTTTTTTGATTACCGATAACGGCTTTTTATATAAGATAGATACCGAGTGTAATATAATCGATAAGATTTCTTTAAAGCAAAAAAATGCATCCGATTATCTTATTACGCTTATCGATCTTGATTCGGACGGTTATGATGATGTGCTTGTTTCGGGGGGAGGAAATTCCATATATGCTTATAGTGCTAACCTTTCCCCCATAAACGGTTTTCCTGTTGCAGGAACGGGAATTCCTTATCTAATCGATGTAGACGGAAACGGCCGGCCTGAACTGATAACCTGCGGTATAGATAACCGCATTCATTCTTATACGGGAGTTTCAAAATGAAAAATAAATTTTTGATTTTGCTGCTTTGTGTTTTGATGGTTTTTGTATCTTGTTCAACAATACAAAAAGATTCGATTTATTCTACTACATTATCTCAAGATAATATTCGGAATGTAGAACATATTGAAATTAACATAGTCAGGCAGTACAGGGAAAACAATCAAGAAAAAATTGAAGAGATAAAAAAGGATTTAAATGCTCTTTTAGCCTCTCCTTCATCGGATAGATCCTATCTTGCCTTTGTATATGCCCTTTATGCCGATTACTTTTTACTAAACAGGGACAAGGTTTCTGCCAAAAAAATGCTTAAAACTGCGGAAAGCTATAATCCTCACGAAGAATACGTGCATTTGGTAAAATCGCGCTTAACCGACAAGCTTGAAGACAAAAAAGATTATTTGATTTCGATGATTAAATTGAATCCGAGGGCATACAGGCTGCAATCGGAGCTGGGCTTTGTCTATTACCTTTTGGAAGATTATACCGGGGCGCTTGTTGCCTTTGATGCTTCCTTGGATTTTTTAAATGAAGAGTACGGTCTTCTTTACGGTGAAAAGAGGGAGTACTGCCGCAAATTCTATAAGGTGGATTCGGATGTTAAGAACTCTACGGCTCAAATTTTAACTCAAAGTAAGATAAGCTTAATAGATATGACAACCCTTACTCAGGATAATACCCATGCCCTTGATTCAATTACGGGTACGGCTTTTTGGCGGCCTGCAATGCTTGCAGACAGGCTAAAGGCTGCAGGCTGGTATGACGATTCGGTCAATATTTCAAAAGGAAAGGCAACAAGGAAGGATGCAGCTCTTTTTTTGTGGCACCTCCTTATAGGTAATGACAATGAAGCCCTCACTCAATACAGCCGCCAATATGTCTATAGCGGAAAATCGAGCCCCATAAAGGATGTTGCCATCGACGGAGTTTTCTTTGATGCAATCATAGGCTTGGTAGAAGAAGATATAATTCCCCTGATTGACGGCCGGCTCTTTGTGCCTGACGGGGATGTTTCCGGTCTTGATTTTTATGAATGGCTGAAAAAAGCCGACGGTTTGAGATAAAATCAACAAGCCCGGCGCGAGCGTCAAGTGCCGGTTTGTAAATTGCCGATAGCGTTTATCGATTATTTTTACTCAATTTTATACTGCAGCAGCAAAATTCTCAAATCTTCTTTGTTTGTTACACCGAAAAGACGGCATGCTGCTGCCATATCTTTTTTTACAACCGAAGTGCTTACATGATATTCGGCAGCAAGCTCTTCGTATGTTTTTCCGCCGTTGACCGTACCTTGAATAAAAAACTTTTGCCGATCCGAAATGCCGTAGTCCGACAAGCATAAGGCTGAACCCTTAGCAGGGAGCGGAATTTCCGGACTAATAACTTCTTCAACAGGTAAAAGAAAGGATAGCTTTGATTCCAGTTTTTTATAAAGACAGACCAGAAGCCCGAAGTGAAAAAAAGTAAGTGCAATTTCGAATATCGCCATTTTTATATTAAACGAAAAATAAATACCTATCGTAATGAGTATCCAGTACAAACAGAGTGCTGCGATCTTTTCTTTATAGCGGGTTTTAAAATCTCCGTTTACAAAAACCATAACGCAGCCTGCAGTAAAAAGGAGGGTGCCTATGCCGACAAAACCCATATGAGCGGTAACCCCGCCTTCGATAAAAAACAATAGATACGTAATCATTTTACAGCCCGGTTTTATAAACAAAAAGACACACAAACAGGCGGCAACCGCATTAACGGCAACATCAATCCACCGTACAACCAAAATGAACCCTGCAAGAGGAATTTGAGTGGTAATATTAAGCACGAGTGCAACACACAACGCAAAAAAAGCGGATGCATACATAATACGGTTTACGGTAAAAAATTCTCTCATAACATAAATAGTATAAAAAAATACGCTATAAAATGCAAGTAGACGCTTTTCAATTTTTAATTGGTAATGGGTAATTGGCAATGGGTAATTGGTTACTGCACTTTCTAAAGTTTTTCGATTTCTTCTTTAGAAAGACCGGTCATCTTTTGTATAAAGGAAATCTCACAATTTTCCTCTTTCATTAGTTTTGCCGTTTCAAGCTTTGTTTGGTATGTGCCTTTTTCTTCACCTTGGGCAAAAGCTATTTGTCTTTCTTCAGATCTCTGCACTGCGATGTCTGTATCATAATCGTATTCAGCTACTAACATGTTTATTACCTCCCTTTTGCAAATATACGGGCATCTGCTGCGTCACACGGCAAAAAAGTGTCCTCGACGTATACCCGATACGCCTGCGGTACTTTTTTGCCTAACTCCTTGCATCTGCTCCGCCTATTTGCAAAAGTGCTTATACTATATAACCGCCACGGATGGCGCTGATTTCATGCCTTACGAGTTTTAACTT
The DNA window shown above is from Treponema denticola and carries:
- a CDS encoding FG-GAP repeat domain-containing protein, whose product is MSDNPETVLDQKNDEAVVVENNVLENDNEASLEEKKSPEQKEVKVKKKRGVFFKIGMTFLVIVLVLLLPVAGFLIYSAIDGINPIEYLPEGHYAYVNIDSAGELLQKTLSMQTLDSVLNSPETAQLQGTIRSFRASPMLSSWWFGSASNISLDIAAYPNGSFLIFAKLGFRSAGTRLLPFILKFKPDLLADLKELKPVDENGISFWQYDLGGGQAVYFLNYKDSVIASTSKDLFFSALSKKHEDEHIKTLRKFIKEKKGGTLSILSDVNYFTKDTPKDDSISNNVVRALKFPENAKIDLSLDYKDINLSGLCKWETESEGLNTILQRQAFIPGILNRLPKSADYISLINMGDPQFLFQNGKDILGSSILQSYNSANKAAKFVFNKSIDDLLFSWMGEEIGVFEVKQSDVPIFFVSLKDEKLCRQAFELIYTSFFVNRNISALVDGIRIPRIEFPDILTGLLRAFKVELPTPFYVIEGGYLYLSQSAEALASTLNDVKRGDLLVKTENWKNITKSFSPETSVFVYYNLENQVPSFLRTNQVLQSVLKGFGRGLISIRFEKERTVKFEVYAQKTEAHSLGELSAFPFEFNSKLSSYIYCGKGTNNVPFAYWVSGANLYALNLADKQLKSIKLDDKAYLNLDIKKGIVDSVWAVSARGTVYKTDYNLEVSSGFPILTGEKLSSSPAIIQDKIVVPVANKPVLLYVDSSASFYYSDEMNTRLKTAPSVYGNFITAIPRSFDSYMYIFDDKGKIISGYPKELDGISAVQPILYKNNTYEAVLTEQGLFSLKPSLMQGKEGEVYSIDLNSSCKTQPVYSEKLKMFFLITDNGFLYKIDTECNIIDKISLKQKNASDYLITLIDLDSDGYDDVLVSGGGNSIYAYSANLSPINGFPVAGTGIPYLIDVDGNGRPELITCGIDNRIHSYTGVSK